A DNA window from Ignavibacteriales bacterium contains the following coding sequences:
- a CDS encoding MFS transporter → MSEIKPAAEQQENSVLRSTLHEITQPFIDLFHVSRALWGINVSFFLEGLTYFGVVGLLAIYFNDFIGLNDINAGQMVGVLTAGITLSMLFLGATVDIIGSRRALILSLIFMLAGRILLSIAPPLFRTTGMWSSSHIVAMLGILGVVIGYGIYMPGCYAAVKYFTTEKTAAMGYAMLYALMNLGGFLPGFISPPVRHAYGILGVFWVYVVLTVFGIAVIMILLTKKAIKEAQEDSGWTKKETKTEEKKSALEQIKYYLKNFPIRDKRFMFFIFILIPVQTLFAHNWLTLPQYFSRAFTGVVSNDFEFFVNFNPILIFVLTPMVAALTVKSDTYKMMIIGTFVMASPTFILAIGPSIYTVFSYLIIMSIGEAMWQPRFLQWVAEIAPKDMTGIYMGIGQFPWFLTKVITSLYSGWFLMHYCPSGVPPSQMNTEAMWLLYGFIAIISPIGLVIARPWMIKGFKTKHEG, encoded by the coding sequence ATGTCAGAAATAAAACCAGCCGCTGAACAGCAAGAGAATAGTGTTCTGCGGAGTACACTTCATGAAATAACTCAGCCATTCATCGATTTGTTTCATGTCTCGCGGGCACTTTGGGGAATCAATGTTTCCTTTTTTCTGGAAGGATTGACCTATTTCGGTGTTGTTGGGTTACTCGCTATTTACTTTAATGATTTTATCGGGCTCAATGATATCAATGCAGGGCAAATGGTAGGAGTGCTCACGGCAGGCATTACTCTCAGCATGCTTTTTCTTGGTGCGACAGTTGACATCATTGGATCGAGACGAGCATTGATTCTCTCTCTCATATTTATGCTCGCCGGAAGAATTTTGCTGAGCATCGCACCGCCGCTATTTAGAACGACTGGAATGTGGTCCTCGTCGCACATAGTCGCGATGCTTGGTATTCTTGGAGTTGTGATCGGCTATGGTATTTATATGCCGGGCTGTTACGCAGCTGTGAAATATTTTACAACAGAGAAGACGGCAGCAATGGGATATGCAATGTTGTATGCCTTGATGAACTTGGGCGGATTTCTTCCGGGTTTTATCTCGCCGCCGGTACGGCATGCATACGGTATCCTAGGAGTGTTTTGGGTGTATGTCGTATTAACTGTCTTTGGTATTGCCGTCATTATGATTCTTCTGACGAAGAAAGCGATCAAAGAAGCGCAGGAAGATTCCGGCTGGACTAAGAAAGAAACAAAAACAGAAGAGAAAAAATCGGCTCTGGAACAAATCAAATACTATTTGAAAAATTTTCCAATCAGAGATAAACGATTCATGTTTTTTATTTTCATTCTAATTCCAGTTCAAACATTGTTTGCACATAATTGGCTTACGCTGCCTCAGTATTTCAGCCGGGCGTTTACCGGTGTTGTCAGCAATGATTTTGAATTCTTTGTGAACTTCAATCCTATTCTTATTTTTGTACTCACGCCAATGGTTGCTGCCTTAACCGTAAAAAGTGATACATATAAAATGATGATCATCGGCACATTCGTTATGGCATCACCGACATTTATTCTGGCAATAGGACCGAGTATCTATACTGTCTTTTCATATTTAATTATTATGTCCATCGGTGAAGCGATGTGGCAGCCGCGATTTCTGCAGTGGGTTGCAGAAATTGCACCAAAAGATATGACAGGGATTTATATGGGAATCGGTCAATTTCCATGGTTCTTAACAAAAGTTATCACAAGTCTCTATTCAGGGTGGTTTTTGATGCATTATTGCCCATCCGGAGTTCCTCCATCGCAGATGAATACGGAAGCGATGTGGCTCCTCTATGGTTTCATTGCAATCATCAGTCCAATAGGATTAGTCATTGCTCGTCCTTGGATGATTAAAGGCTTTAAGACAAAGCATGAAGGTTAA
- the zwf gene encoding glucose-6-phosphate dehydrogenase, whose translation MSTAFVIFGASGDLTARKLIPALYNNYLKKRLPEIVHIIGFSRSKFSDDTFRDKMKEAVAAFAPGEYDKDVWKEFAQSLHYQSGDIENVDSYHALAQRISRFENRPDNMLFYLATAPGLYSKIIAKLHETSLTVESGQSGFRRIVIEKPFGKDLASAIALNSELHSVVRERQIYRIDHYLGKETVQNVLVLRFGNAIFEPLWNRNYIDHVQITVAESVGIEHRTGYFDQTGTLRDMFQNHLLNLLMLVAKETPVVFEAEALHNEKVKVLKAIREIPPEYSSRYTVRGQYDGYLSEEGILTNSQTETYAAIQIYIDNWRWQGVPFYLRSGKNMKQKSSEITIQFRRPPTQILDVAAGKTELFTNRLSLCIQPDEGIHLCFLAKVPDQGLQTRPVDMDFHYSDSFSGSAIPEAYERLLLDALHGDASLFARSDVIELSWKFIDSIRSGWESELAPPLLRYQPGSWGPDAANTLIGREGRWWIQDCKGHQKSDRA comes from the coding sequence ATGAGTACGGCATTTGTTATCTTCGGAGCATCAGGCGACCTAACAGCAAGAAAACTCATCCCCGCATTGTATAACAACTATCTCAAGAAACGCCTCCCTGAAATAGTTCACATTATAGGATTCTCCCGATCGAAATTTTCCGATGATACATTTCGTGATAAAATGAAGGAAGCAGTTGCTGCATTTGCTCCCGGTGAGTATGATAAAGATGTATGGAAAGAATTTGCTCAAAGTCTTCATTATCAATCGGGAGATATTGAGAATGTTGATTCTTATCATGCCCTCGCACAACGAATCAGCAGGTTCGAGAACCGGCCTGATAATATGTTGTTCTATCTTGCCACAGCCCCTGGGTTGTATTCCAAAATCATAGCAAAATTGCATGAAACATCGTTGACAGTGGAATCCGGTCAAAGCGGTTTCCGGCGAATTGTGATTGAAAAGCCGTTCGGCAAAGACCTTGCGTCTGCGATTGCTCTCAACAGCGAACTTCATTCTGTGGTGCGCGAGCGACAGATTTATCGCATAGACCATTACCTTGGAAAAGAAACTGTACAAAATGTGCTCGTGCTTCGATTCGGCAATGCCATCTTCGAACCGCTCTGGAATAGAAATTATATCGATCATGTTCAAATTACCGTTGCGGAGTCCGTCGGAATCGAGCACCGCACCGGATATTTTGATCAAACAGGAACATTGCGCGATATGTTTCAAAATCATCTCTTAAATCTGTTAATGCTCGTGGCGAAGGAGACACCAGTTGTTTTTGAAGCGGAAGCACTGCATAATGAGAAAGTAAAAGTATTAAAAGCGATAAGAGAAATTCCGCCGGAATATTCATCGCGGTATACGGTTCGCGGCCAATATGATGGATATCTTTCCGAGGAAGGAATACTCACGAACTCCCAGACGGAAACCTATGCTGCAATCCAGATCTATATAGATAACTGGCGTTGGCAGGGCGTTCCGTTTTATCTCCGGTCGGGAAAAAACATGAAACAAAAATCTTCAGAAATAACTATTCAGTTTCGCCGCCCTCCGACGCAAATACTTGATGTAGCAGCAGGGAAGACGGAATTATTCACCAACCGGCTGAGTCTGTGCATTCAACCGGACGAAGGAATCCATCTGTGTTTCCTTGCAAAAGTTCCTGATCAAGGGCTGCAGACCCGTCCTGTTGATATGGATTTCCATTACAGTGATTCCTTCAGCGGGAGCGCTATTCCAGAAGCGTATGAACGGCTCCTACTGGATGCTTTGCATGGTGATGCATCGTTATTTGCCCGAAGTGATGTCATTGAACTTTCTTGGAAATTTATAGATTCCATTAGGTCTGGCTGGGAGAGTGAGTTGGCCCCGCCGTTGCTCCGGTATCAGCCCGGCAGCTGGGGACCGGATGCAGCAAACACCCTCATTGGACGTGAAGGGAGATGGTGGATACAAGATTGTAAGGGACATCAAAAATCTGATCGTGCATGA
- a CDS encoding ABC transporter permease, whose amino-acid sequence METFRTIISEFIVDLKAQKLRAFLTMFGIIWGTVAIVVLVAFGVGFRKQTMANMHGIGEGLAIVWPGKTTKPYAGYGIGRSLSFVEEDTKLIAAQVPNVSGISPEFGKRTPTRVGENILTPLISGVNVVYGDIRNINPEAGGRYINTLDIQERRRVAVIGDKVKEFLFAEQNAIGKTIFIGRTPFTVIGVMQKKTQPSSYNSRDQDRIFIPLTTFESVYGSVYLNNIIYQVRDPRLGEETAQQVREALSKKYRFDPTDQNAVWIWDTTDFDRLAFYMFLGINIFLGLIGSFTLGVAGLGVANIMFIVVQERIKEIGVKRAVGATKVNILFQFFSETFFIVFTGSAIGFIISYGIIAALSFLPIKEYVGTPILSMEVVLITVFVLITVGLLAGLMPARRASNLDVVECLRT is encoded by the coding sequence ATGGAGACGTTTCGCACAATTATATCGGAATTTATTGTCGATTTAAAGGCGCAGAAGCTGCGGGCTTTTCTCACGATGTTCGGAATTATTTGGGGAACGGTGGCTATCGTTGTGCTGGTAGCCTTTGGTGTTGGGTTTAGGAAACAAACCATGGCGAATATGCATGGCATTGGCGAAGGGCTTGCGATTGTGTGGCCCGGGAAAACAACGAAACCGTACGCAGGTTATGGAATTGGGAGATCACTGTCGTTCGTTGAAGAGGATACAAAACTCATTGCTGCACAGGTACCGAATGTTTCCGGCATCAGTCCGGAATTTGGCAAACGGACACCGACACGTGTCGGAGAAAATATTCTGACTCCGCTTATCTCTGGGGTCAATGTGGTCTACGGTGATATACGCAATATTAATCCGGAAGCCGGTGGGCGATATATTAATACGCTCGATATTCAAGAGAGGCGCCGTGTCGCTGTTATCGGCGACAAGGTGAAAGAATTTCTTTTCGCCGAACAAAACGCGATTGGTAAGACGATTTTCATCGGTCGAACACCTTTTACTGTTATTGGAGTTATGCAAAAGAAAACACAACCGTCATCGTATAATAGCAGAGATCAGGATCGTATCTTTATCCCACTCACAACGTTTGAATCTGTTTATGGCTCGGTCTATTTGAATAATATTATTTATCAGGTGAGAGATCCCCGTTTGGGTGAAGAAACTGCACAACAGGTTCGGGAAGCACTGAGCAAGAAGTACAGATTCGATCCAACAGATCAAAATGCAGTATGGATTTGGGATACCACTGATTTTGACCGGTTGGCATTCTATATGTTTCTTGGAATCAATATCTTTCTCGGTCTTATCGGTAGTTTTACGCTGGGAGTTGCCGGGCTCGGTGTCGCGAACATCATGTTTATCGTTGTGCAGGAGCGCATTAAAGAAATCGGTGTGAAGCGTGCCGTTGGTGCAACGAAAGTAAATATTCTTTTTCAATTCTTTTCTGAAACTTTCTTTATAGTCTTTACAGGCTCAGCGATTGGATTTATTATTTCGTATGGCATTATCGCTGCTTTAAGTTTCTTACCGATCAAAGAATATGTGGGAACACCAATTTTGTCGATGGAAGTTGTCCTTATCACAGTATTCGTTTTGATTACTGTTGGTTTATTAGCAGGATTGATGCCCGCTCGGCGCGCATCCAATCTTGATGTTGTTGAATGTCTGAGAACATAA
- the pgl gene encoding 6-phosphogluconolactonase → MIKPTLVQIWKTRNDLETSVASKIIDVMHRSLKKNTRCCIVLSGGETPKIVYRHMGQNKPNGSVDWSRVHVFFCDERAVPPDHPNSNYGMIEREWISHISIPPENVHRIKGEIDPTIASEKYEQEIRNVFGSAPVVFDFVLLGVGEDGHTASLFPGSDAVLEKKALVRSAFTQRFNNWRVTLTVPALNASHEIVFLAAGKKKASIVRRILDAKVPDTKLPASLIRPIEGSFCWMIDEEAALQLKEDSSIIIERVATSVNK, encoded by the coding sequence ATGATAAAACCAACTCTTGTCCAAATCTGGAAAACCAGAAACGATTTGGAAACATCTGTCGCGAGTAAAATTATTGATGTGATGCACAGATCACTAAAAAAAAATACCAGATGTTGCATTGTTCTCTCTGGTGGTGAAACTCCAAAGATCGTGTATCGTCACATGGGTCAGAATAAACCAAATGGATCAGTTGATTGGAGTCGGGTTCATGTATTCTTCTGTGACGAGCGTGCCGTCCCGCCCGATCATCCGAACAGTAATTATGGTATGATAGAGCGTGAATGGATATCGCACATATCTATCCCTCCGGAAAATGTGCACAGGATAAAAGGGGAAATCGATCCAACCATCGCATCAGAAAAATATGAGCAGGAAATTAGAAATGTTTTCGGTTCTGCTCCTGTAGTATTTGACTTTGTTCTCTTAGGTGTCGGAGAGGATGGTCATACTGCATCATTATTTCCTGGGTCGGATGCCGTACTTGAAAAGAAGGCACTTGTGAGGTCTGCTTTTACGCAACGATTCAATAATTGGCGTGTGACACTGACTGTTCCGGCTCTCAATGCATCCCATGAGATTGTCTTCCTTGCCGCGGGCAAGAAGAAAGCTTCTATTGTTCGGCGTATTCTTGACGCAAAAGTCCCGGATACGAAATTACCTGCGTCATTGATTCGACCAATCGAAGGGAGTTTCTGTTGGATGATCGATGAGGAAGCGGCATTGCAGTTGAAAGAAGACTCTTCAATAATAATTGAAAGAGTTGCGACTTCGGTTAATAAATAA
- a CDS encoding efflux RND transporter periplasmic adaptor subunit, which produces MTMKKKIILSSVAVIVLGGASFLFFGSNKSSDISDLPKIKVVRGTVVDKALAVGTIEPENEISVKSKVSGVVSRIFVDVGVYVRVGEPLLEVRPDPTPLELADAKRQVQLSQVDLDNLKKQRVRQESLMKSHLISDKEYEDFQKQYDESELRLKIAIEKLALMESGKIKIGETEIESIIKAPISGFVLNRTIEVGDPVTPLTSYQEGTVLMKMANMERLIFKGTVDEIDVGKMKEGMDVEMKVGALPSDTIRGILRKIWLKAEKKDNSTVFPIEILIPAAKNAVLRAGYSANANIIIQKKTNVLTIPERVITFSNDSGFVNVARGKSKDEKHYIKTGLSDAINIEVVFGLSDSDEVFEKPVKKID; this is translated from the coding sequence ATGACTATGAAAAAGAAAATCATACTTTCTTCTGTAGCCGTCATTGTATTAGGCGGTGCTTCGTTTCTATTCTTCGGCAGTAATAAATCCTCCGACATAAGCGATCTTCCGAAGATCAAGGTTGTGAGAGGGACGGTGGTAGATAAAGCACTCGCCGTAGGAACTATCGAACCCGAAAATGAGATTTCAGTGAAATCGAAAGTATCGGGAGTGGTCAGCCGCATCTTTGTCGATGTTGGTGTATACGTCAGAGTCGGCGAACCACTCCTTGAAGTGCGACCTGATCCTACACCGCTTGAACTTGCAGACGCCAAACGTCAGGTTCAATTGAGTCAGGTCGATTTAGACAATTTGAAAAAGCAACGCGTGCGTCAGGAAAGCCTGATGAAAAGTCATCTCATTTCCGATAAAGAATACGAGGATTTTCAAAAGCAATATGATGAATCGGAACTTCGGTTGAAAATTGCTATCGAAAAACTTGCCTTGATGGAAAGCGGGAAGATCAAAATTGGCGAAACGGAGATTGAATCGATCATAAAAGCTCCGATTTCTGGATTTGTATTGAATAGAACCATTGAAGTTGGAGATCCTGTAACTCCATTGACGTCGTATCAGGAAGGTACAGTATTAATGAAGATGGCAAATATGGAGCGGTTAATTTTTAAAGGAACAGTGGATGAAATCGATGTGGGAAAGATGAAAGAAGGAATGGATGTTGAAATGAAAGTGGGTGCATTGCCGAGCGATACTATTCGCGGCATTCTTCGAAAAATCTGGTTAAAGGCAGAAAAGAAAGATAACTCTACAGTATTCCCGATAGAAATTCTTATTCCCGCTGCAAAGAATGCTGTTCTTCGTGCAGGCTATTCTGCAAATGCCAACATCATCATTCAAAAGAAAACCAACGTTTTGACAATTCCTGAACGTGTCATTACCTTCAGTAATGACTCAGGATTTGTTAATGTTGCAAGGGGAAAAAGCAAAGATGAAAAACATTATATCAAGACAGGCTTGAGCGATGCGATTAATATTGAAGTTGTTTTTGGTTTGAGTGATAGTGACGAAGTATTTGAAAAACCTGTAAAGAAAATCGATTAG
- the glgB gene encoding 1,4-alpha-glucan branching protein GlgB, giving the protein MKTTASTDSVRRIIQAEHHDPFSVLGAHIIDVKGKHAVVIRAFLPEAKEVSVIDAATSTEYAMIKIKEEGFYEVLLPNYSEVFPYKLKKETQDNAVEIFSDPYSFLPTLTEFDLYLFNSGDHHLIYDKLGAHAYEVHGMCGVRFAVWAPNAKNVSVVGNFNNWDRRRHAMRVLGASGVWEIFIPGLQEGELYKYQIKTKSGNVVDKADPYGTEMELRPKTASKINFLLNHTWKDEGWIKRRAESDHLGEPISIYEVHLGSWARIPEENNRWLTYHELAERLVAHVQERGYTHIELLPVMEHPFDASWGYQVTGYFAPTSRFGTPQDFMFFVDYCHQNNIGVILDWVPAHFPKDQFALAQFDGTHLYEHADPRKGEHQDWGTYIFNYGRKEVRNFLISNALFWIEKYHIDGLRIDAVASMLYLDYSRKKGEWIPNEYGGRENLDAITFLKDTNKLVHQYYTGMLTIAEESTAYPGVTTDLQYGGLGFSLKWNMGWMHDMLKYFSHDPLFRTYHHNNLTFALLYAFSERFLLPLSHDEVVHGKSSLLHKMPGDDWQKFANLRLLYGLMYGFPGKKLLFMGCEFAQRNEWNHEQSLDWHLTQFPPHAGMQKWISDLNRVYRKESALHQVDFHYSGFEWIDFHDKASSVITFMRKSYDGKEKIVAVCNFTPVPRYNYRIGVPDEGSYREILNSDSAYYEGSNVGNAGEIQAESISCHNRKFSLNLTLPPLAAVFLKHV; this is encoded by the coding sequence ATGAAAACCACCGCATCTACTGATTCTGTAAGGCGCATCATCCAGGCAGAACATCACGATCCATTTTCCGTGCTGGGCGCTCACATTATAGATGTAAAAGGAAAGCATGCTGTCGTCATACGAGCATTTCTACCGGAAGCGAAGGAAGTCAGTGTCATAGATGCAGCGACGTCCACCGAATATGCGATGATAAAAATTAAGGAAGAGGGTTTCTATGAAGTTTTACTTCCAAATTATTCTGAAGTATTCCCATATAAATTGAAAAAAGAGACGCAGGATAATGCAGTAGAAATATTCAGCGATCCGTATTCATTCCTTCCAACACTGACGGAATTTGATTTGTACTTATTTAACAGCGGCGATCACCATCTCATTTATGATAAGTTAGGTGCCCATGCCTATGAAGTACATGGTATGTGCGGTGTACGGTTTGCCGTGTGGGCTCCGAATGCAAAAAACGTCAGCGTCGTCGGAAACTTTAACAACTGGGATCGGCGGCGGCATGCAATGCGCGTACTCGGTGCATCAGGTGTTTGGGAAATATTTATTCCGGGATTACAAGAAGGTGAACTTTATAAATATCAGATAAAAACAAAATCCGGAAACGTTGTCGACAAAGCCGATCCGTACGGAACTGAAATGGAGCTGCGTCCAAAGACTGCATCGAAAATAAACTTTCTTCTCAATCATACGTGGAAGGATGAAGGATGGATAAAACGCCGTGCAGAATCAGACCATCTTGGAGAACCAATATCTATTTACGAAGTACATCTTGGTTCTTGGGCTCGCATTCCAGAAGAGAACAATCGATGGCTGACGTACCATGAATTGGCAGAGAGATTGGTTGCGCATGTTCAAGAGCGAGGGTACACGCACATTGAACTGCTTCCTGTTATGGAGCATCCTTTCGATGCGTCTTGGGGATACCAAGTAACGGGATATTTTGCACCGACGAGTCGATTCGGTACACCGCAAGATTTTATGTTCTTTGTTGATTACTGTCATCAAAATAATATTGGCGTGATTCTTGATTGGGTTCCGGCACATTTTCCCAAAGATCAATTTGCACTTGCTCAGTTTGACGGAACTCATCTCTATGAACACGCCGATCCACGCAAAGGGGAACATCAGGATTGGGGGACCTATATTTTTAATTATGGAAGGAAAGAGGTTCGTAATTTTCTTATCAGTAACGCACTCTTCTGGATAGAAAAATATCACATTGATGGATTACGGATTGATGCAGTTGCATCGATGCTGTACCTCGATTATTCGCGCAAGAAAGGCGAATGGATACCGAATGAATATGGCGGCCGGGAAAATTTAGACGCGATTACATTTCTGAAAGACACAAACAAACTCGTTCATCAATACTACACAGGGATGTTGACTATCGCGGAAGAATCGACAGCCTATCCAGGAGTGACGACAGATCTTCAATATGGCGGACTTGGTTTTAGCCTGAAATGGAATATGGGCTGGATGCACGATATGTTGAAATATTTTTCTCATGACCCGCTCTTTCGCACATATCACCATAACAATCTTACATTCGCACTTCTCTATGCTTTCTCTGAGCGCTTCTTACTTCCACTATCTCACGATGAAGTTGTGCATGGAAAATCCTCGCTGCTTCATAAAATGCCGGGTGATGATTGGCAGAAATTTGCAAATCTACGTTTGCTGTACGGACTCATGTATGGATTTCCCGGAAAGAAATTGCTTTTCATGGGCTGCGAGTTTGCACAGCGTAATGAATGGAATCACGAGCAATCTCTTGACTGGCACCTGACTCAATTCCCACCGCATGCAGGGATGCAGAAATGGATCTCGGATTTAAATCGTGTCTATCGGAAGGAAAGTGCATTGCATCAAGTTGATTTCCATTATTCCGGTTTTGAATGGATTGATTTTCATGACAAAGCAAGCAGTGTTATCACGTTTATGAGGAAATCGTATGACGGAAAAGAGAAGATTGTGGCCGTCTGCAATTTTACACCTGTACCGCGTTATAATTATCGTATTGGAGTTCCAGATGAAGGATCATACAGAGAGATATTAAATAGTGATTCAGCTTATTATGAAGGGAGCAATGTTGGAAATGCTGGAGAGATTCAAGCAGAATCCATCTCTTGTCATAACCGAAAGTTTTCATTGAATCTTACGTTGCCTCCGCTTGCTGCTGTGTTCTTAAAACATGTTTGA
- a CDS encoding ABC transporter permease, producing the protein MFFELFRDFLYDLRAHRTRAALTLIAITWGTIAVVLLLSFGRGLGEQMMKGMMNAGNRIIILYGGETGLVYQGLPKGRRIRFVEEDVELISKSVPGIGLISPQYHNNVTLSYGKNNTTTECEGVDPGFEEMRRMYPASGGRFLNEVDVEQQRRVLVLGTKIAKDLFKEEDPIGKTIMVDRVPYIMVGIIQKKVQTAMNNGPDTRRAIIPYTTFRTSYGYKNVNSIVLQPSDPGRQEMIKSSIYEVLGRKYRFDTKDERALQMWDFIEAEKISNKIGFGVSIFLFSIGFLTLLIAGVGVANVMYVVVKERTREIGIKMAVGARRSYIMAQFIFESLLLALSGGTIGILFCYAIVSIMWMFPAEEGAMQFVGRPVLSFSLVLITVGILSAIGFMAGVFPARKAASVDPVESLRYE; encoded by the coding sequence ATGTTTTTTGAACTATTTAGAGATTTCCTGTATGATCTTCGTGCGCATCGTACACGTGCCGCATTGACGCTTATCGCCATCACGTGGGGGACGATTGCCGTTGTACTGCTTCTGTCATTTGGGCGGGGGCTGGGTGAGCAAATGATGAAAGGAATGATGAATGCTGGTAATCGTATCATTATTTTATACGGTGGGGAAACTGGGCTTGTGTATCAGGGATTACCAAAAGGAAGAAGAATTCGGTTTGTTGAGGAAGATGTCGAATTAATTAGTAAGTCTGTACCGGGTATAGGTTTGATTTCTCCTCAGTATCATAATAATGTGACTCTTAGTTACGGGAAAAATAATACAACGACGGAGTGTGAGGGAGTTGATCCCGGATTTGAAGAAATGCGGCGTATGTATCCGGCAAGCGGCGGACGATTTCTTAATGAAGTGGATGTCGAGCAGCAGAGACGCGTTCTTGTCCTTGGCACAAAAATCGCAAAGGATCTTTTTAAAGAGGAAGATCCGATAGGCAAGACCATTATGGTTGATCGCGTTCCCTACATTATGGTTGGCATCATTCAAAAAAAAGTACAAACAGCGATGAATAACGGTCCCGATACTCGTCGCGCGATTATACCATATACGACATTTCGTACATCCTATGGATATAAAAATGTGAATAGCATTGTCCTCCAACCGTCGGATCCGGGCAGACAGGAAATGATAAAAAGTTCTATTTATGAAGTCCTCGGCCGTAAATACAGATTTGATACGAAAGACGAGCGCGCTCTTCAGATGTGGGATTTTATCGAAGCTGAAAAGATCAGCAATAAAATCGGGTTTGGTGTTTCTATCTTTCTTTTCTCTATTGGATTCCTTACGCTGCTTATTGCAGGTGTTGGAGTTGCTAATGTTATGTATGTTGTTGTGAAAGAGAGAACAAGAGAAATTGGCATCAAAATGGCAGTCGGTGCACGTCGGAGTTATATAATGGCGCAGTTTATTTTCGAATCATTACTCCTTGCTCTTTCAGGAGGTACGATCGGGATTTTATTCTGCTATGCGATTGTATCGATAATGTGGATGTTTCCCGCAGAAGAGGGGGCTATGCAGTTTGTTGGCAGGCCTGTTCTTTCTTTCTCACTCGTTCTTATCACGGTCGGAATTCTTTCTGCGATTGGTTTTATGGCAGGAGTTTTTCCTGCCCGCAAAGCCGCCAGCGTTGATCCGGTCGAATCGCTGCGCTACGAATGA
- a CDS encoding SpoIIE family protein phosphatase, with amino-acid sequence MKSSFLPLGLFAYGTFSTQRMYLDAGDKLFLYTDGLSEARNSANELYGEERFIHLISSLISS; translated from the coding sequence GTGAAGTCATCCTTCTTACCGCTCGGACTCTTTGCATACGGAACATTCTCAACACAACGAATGTATCTCGATGCTGGGGACAAGTTGTTTCTTTACACAGACGGTCTCAGCGAAGCTCGTAATTCGGCCAATGAACTGTACGGCGAAGAACGATTCATCCATCTCATATCTTCGCTCATTTCTTCCTGA
- a CDS encoding alpha/beta hydrolase-fold protein — protein sequence MKLNIHLVFMVLFLIPLCIRAQTNIPKGTIKGKVVDGESKLDLVGAQIFIKETKAGTSVVCVAYICLLCAIAILKGISIMRFANYKVFLFTLAVCVSCANAQQADSMTYAAVTLPKTEVRYIHSSIIGEEIKIFVSLPENYRLTDTTYYPVLYLTDANLMFAATDEIIRMMQIGRELPQLILVGLGYKTDNLSTVFKLRSGDLTPTPIPDPQKLGWPTGGAPRFIRFMREELFPFITKNYRVSGDVGYAGYSYGGLFGLYALFHQPEMFKRYIIGSPSIWFDSLVTFKYEAEYAAGHSDLPARVFISIGGLEPRAYTETATTTNVKQLEDLLQSRHYPGLHLQTVVFERETHLSGVAPSISRGLREIYKE from the coding sequence ATGAAATTGAACATTCATTTGGTCTTTATGGTCTTATTCCTTATTCCATTGTGCATCCGGGCACAGACAAACATACCGAAAGGAACAATCAAAGGAAAGGTAGTGGATGGCGAATCGAAGCTTGATTTGGTCGGGGCGCAAATATTTATCAAAGAAACGAAAGCAGGAACATCTGTCGTATGTGTTGCGTATATATGTTTGTTATGTGCCATAGCCATCTTGAAAGGAATTAGTATCATGCGATTCGCCAACTACAAAGTGTTTCTTTTCACACTCGCTGTGTGCGTCTCTTGCGCGAATGCGCAACAGGCAGACTCGATGACTTACGCAGCGGTAACGCTTCCCAAAACAGAGGTCAGGTACATACATTCCTCAATCATCGGCGAAGAGATCAAGATTTTCGTATCATTGCCGGAAAACTATCGGTTGACTGATACAACCTATTATCCGGTTCTGTATTTAACAGATGCAAATTTGATGTTTGCTGCTACAGATGAGATTATTCGAATGATGCAGATAGGCAGGGAATTGCCGCAACTTATTCTCGTCGGCCTGGGGTATAAGACAGACAATTTGAGTACGGTATTCAAGTTGCGCAGCGGAGACCTTACCCCAACCCCAATTCCTGATCCTCAGAAGCTCGGTTGGCCGACGGGTGGCGCGCCGCGGTTCATCCGGTTTATGAGGGAAGAACTCTTCCCCTTTATCACGAAGAATTATCGGGTGTCGGGGGATGTGGGATATGCCGGGTATTCGTACGGAGGTCTCTTTGGACTCTATGCGCTTTTCCACCAACCCGAAATGTTCAAGAGGTATATCATCGGAAGTCCATCCATCTGGTTCGACAGTCTTGTCACGTTTAAGTATGAAGCGGAGTATGCAGCCGGACATTCGGATCTCCCCGCAAGGGTGTTCATATCAATCGGGGGACTCGAACCACGCGCTTACACCGAGACTGCGACGACAACGAATGTGAAGCAACTTGAGGACTTACTGCAGAGCAGGCATTATCCGGGTCTTCATCTGCAGACCGTGGTGTTCGAAAGAGAAACACATCTTTCCGGGGTCGCTCCATCAATCAGTCGCGGCCTTCGGGAAATATACAAAGAATAG